In the genome of Anabaena cylindrica PCC 7122, the window TACACAGCTTTAATGATTGCCGAATTTAATAACTATCGCACAATTGCCCAAATTTTACGGCAAGCCGGAGCGCAAGATTGACTAAAAAACTATCAGCTACTTTCTAGGATCAGCGATGTCTTCTTTTAAGTAGCTGGGCATAAATCTCATCTTCGTTATTATCCCAAATAGTATTAAGAAAAACCTGATTTGTTTCTATTCTGGTAAAAAATCAGATTTGAGGACTAAATTAGTATCAAAAGGACATTCCACAGGAAAAACAGCTATAGATAAACCTGTTTCTGAAGCTGCTAAATCTCTCGCTTTTTGATAACACTCATTAAACACTTCTAAAAAATAATTCTTTAAGCTCGGACTATCTGCAAAATCATCTTCTAAACGGTTACGATGTTCTTTAATGGTTGTGCGCCAGCTATTTGTCCGTTTTTCTGGTTGATATTGCCATTTTAACAGGTGCATTAACAAAATTCTCAAGTTAGTTTTAATTGACTTTTTATCATTATTCCCCATGCTTTCTATTTCGGAGATTAGGTTTTCAATCTCTAATTCTTCAAATCTTTTTTGTTGTAATATTTCAATTGTTGACTCTACCCAAAGATGAAAGTCTTGGTTGTAGAGAGAAGATGATAAGGTGGGTAATATAGGTTTCATTAATACCTCATTGTTATAACAAGGGTTAATTAATAGCTTATCATAAATTAGAAAATAAAGCTTAGGATAAGCGATGCCTACAGTGAGCAAATCGGGAGCATCTCACTTTCGTAAAAACACCGCTGTCATTCTGAGTGCAACGTAGTGAAGCGTGAAAAAATCTCCAGCTATAATTGCAAAGTTGAGATGCTTCCAGTAAATCGGCGATATAGACTTACAACCTATATATACTGTATAATTAATCATGTAGCTGGCTTCTAAAATATGCAAGATACCCTAATCATTACCATTACCTCAGAACTGAAAGCAGCACTTTTAGAAATTACTCAATCTGAAGGTATATCTCCTGATAGTTTGGTTGGTAAAGCTATTGAGGACTACATCTTTACCCACAAATTCCGCGCACTGCGTTCTCACTTGATTCAAAAGAATCAAACAGTCTACACAGATGAGGAAATTTTCGAGATAATTTCATGAAGCTAGTTCTAGATACCAATGTTCTGATTGCTGCTTTTATTGCTAAAGGGATGTGTAGCAAAGTTGTTGAACACTGTCTAATTGTACATTCTCCCATTACTTCAGATTTTATTCTCAATGAATTACATGAAAAACTGACAGTAAAGTTTAAATACTCTCTTGAAGATGCGGGAGAAGTTATAAATTTATTGCGTTCTAGGATGCAGGTTGTAATACCAATACCCTTAAATGCGCCTGTCTGTCGTGATTCAGATGATGATATGATTTTAGCGACAGCGATCGCAGGAGAAGCCGTTTGCATTATTACAGGGGATAAAGATTTATTAATATTGAAAATGTTTGAATCAATTCAAATTATTGATCCAAAGGAATTTGCGGCTTCTGAAGAAATGCTGAAATAGATTTTTTGCTCTACACATCAAGTGAATTAAAAAGACCGCTACCTTCGTTCAGCTTTCCTGCGAAACACTACGTGAAAGCTATTGCACCACAACCCAGATATAGCTTCACACATCAAGTTAATCTAAAAGAGCGATGTCTAAAATAGGCTATATCAACTCCTCAACATGACTAATGCTGGTTATCTTTTATGCTACAACAGTATGATAAACGGATATCCAGCGTATATGACAACCATACTCAAAGAAAAAGCATTATTGCTTCTGCGTCAGGCTTTGAATAATCCAAACGCTGATTTTCGTGATGGACAATGGGAAGCTATTGAAGAATTACTACTGAACAAATCACGATTACTCGTCGTTCAACGCACAGGTTGGGGAAAAAGTCTAGTTTATTTTTTAGCAACTCGCTTGTTACGAGATCAAGGTGCTGGTTGTACTCTTTTAATTTCTCCTCTTTTAGCATTAATGCGAAACCAAATTTCAGCAGCACAACGTATTCGAGTAAAAGCCGAAACAATTAACTCTAGTAATACAGATAATTGGAGTTTTATAGAAACAAAGTTGTTAGCAAATCAAGTAGATATTCTACTAATTTCACCTGAAAGATTAGCTAATGAGGAATTTCGAGAAAATATTCTTTTACCATTATCTCAAAAAATTGGTTTATTTGTAGTTGATGAAGCTCATTGTATTTCTGACTGGGGACATGATTTTCGTCCTGATTATCGCCGCATTGTCAGAATTTTACAAGCATTACCACAAAATATTCCTGTTTTGACTACAACCGCTACAGC includes:
- a CDS encoding DUF29 domain-containing protein encodes the protein MKPILPTLSSSLYNQDFHLWVESTIEILQQKRFEELEIENLISEIESMGNNDKKSIKTNLRILLMHLLKWQYQPEKRTNSWRTTIKEHRNRLEDDFADSPSLKNYFLEVFNECYQKARDLAASETGLSIAVFPVECPFDTNLVLKSDFLPE
- a CDS encoding putative toxin-antitoxin system toxin component, PIN family, whose amino-acid sequence is MKLVLDTNVLIAAFIAKGMCSKVVEHCLIVHSPITSDFILNELHEKLTVKFKYSLEDAGEVINLLRSRMQVVIPIPLNAPVCRDSDDDMILATAIAGEAVCIITGDKDLLILKMFESIQIIDPKEFAASEEMLK